AATGTTTCCACTtgctctttctccaccttctagGTCTTGGATAGTTTCATACTTTTACCCATAGATAAATTTTCATAATTTACATGGTGTTTCATGATGATTGCTTGGCATCTTACAGGCCAGAGGTAGATTTTTACATATATCATGGGAGGCTTTCATAGCTCATGGCACAAGAGATGAAAGGGCTCCCTAAAATTAGCTAGGAGAAATGCTTGAACTAGCCAATGTGGGTGTGGATTTGTCCTGGTAGATCATGGCATCATACAAATAATTACACTGTGTTGCTTGAGTAACTTCACATGGCATAAGACTTGACTTTCTGCTGTGTCATTCTGGTTACATAATGTTGCCACTCATTCACCTCGCACCATTAGACTGCTTTAAGACTTTCTGATGCTTGTCATTGTGGTTAATAATGGCCACCCTTTTAGTGgcatttaattgtttttgtgataTTGATTAATAAATTGCGTTACTGGTTCACCGTTCGGATACAAATACTTGCTACTCAAGGAGGCTGTTTACTATTTTATTTGCTTATGCATAGGTGTATTCTTGTACTATTTTATTTCTTAGCACATCCTCTAATTATTTCCCTACTTTTCTTAGGTACTCCCTAGATGATGAGGGGCAGCCCGTCCGAGAGATCGTCAGTGTGATGATGACGACGTCCGGCTTCATATCTTCTGCTCGTGAGGGCAAGCTCCCCGAGTCCAAAGTGCCCAACATCCCCATGGCAACACCCAGGAGCTCTTCGCCCTCAGCTGCCAGTGCTCTTAGCAAGAAAAAGCTTGCTGTGGAGAAGTTGATCCGGCAGAAGAACAACCAAGGTGGCCAGCAGAAGCCTCCCCCCTCCAAGTCACGTCCCACCAAGGACAAAGGCCCCTCCAAACCTGGCAGTAAGCCTATGAAGGTGCTCAAGATACCCAAAATGCCCAAAATCCCCAAGATACCCCAGGTGAAGCCTGGCTCCTCTATGCCCCAGCAATCCCCTGCAAACACACCCCTGGCTGCCAGCACCCCTGGGCCCCCAGTGTCCCAGGGAGCAGCTGCTCCTCTGCCTACACCACCCAAGCTAAAGATGCCTACGCCTAAAATTAGAGTGCCCAAGCCCCCAAAGACACCCAAGTCTGAGACCAAGAAGGGCTCATCCACACCCAAGGCAAAGGACACAAACAAGGACTCTGAGACAAAGAAGtccaagaaggagaaggatgcagccaagaagaaagagaatggtaaGGACAAGGAGACGGGCAAGAAGGGCAAGGAGagcaaaaaggagaaggaagggaagaaggagaaggagcccaaaaaggagaaagagtccaagaaggagaacaagaaggaaaaagaaaaggagcgtGAACGAGAACGTGAGCTAATTTTGGCTCTGGCTGCCTCTGCAGACGTGACCGTTACATCCATTCCACCACCAGCCAAGTCCCAGGAGGCCCCCCCAGACAAGTTGAGTATCTTCAAGAAGATCAAGCCCAAAGGGGAGGCCAAGGAGGCTGATCGGACAGGTGAACGTGAAGTGCACCCGTCACGTGACAGCTCTCCAGACCTCATGATAGATGAAAACCCTCGGATGGCCCAGCGGAGACCGCCTGAGGACCTGGCCGTCCTGGACAACCCTGTGCCTGCACTAGATGCTTCCATGGAGGAGCTGGATTGCTCACCTGGAGACTTCCCTCCTTACCAGGATGACATGTCCCCACCAGGCACACCCTCCACGCCCCGTACCCCAGAGCTGCCCCAGCTGGCTGTTCGCAAAACACCTGAGAAGTGGAAGGGCAAGGAGCGTGGCAGAGAGAGACGTCCCAAGAAGGACCGCTCTAAGTCACCCAAGTGTGGCTTCAGTCCTGGCCGAAGGGAGCACTCGGCCTCAGAAAGTGAGACGCCTGACCGCCCCAAGACGCCTGAGGTGGGGCTGCCCTTGGACAGCCTGggtcccccctccacctccaccccattctcattaccccccttccccaatgCACCTGGctttattccccctttctctcgcttccctttcatccctccctatGGTGGTCCCCCAATACGGCCGGGCATCCCCCCAATACCAGACCTACGGCTACCACCCCACACCTTCTTGCACAGACTGGCAGCACCAGGCAGCAAGCGGCCATTGGATGACGATCACTTAGGCCTGGATGAGCCAGAACCCTTAGAGCGCCCCCTAACCCCTAGGCATGACAGGGACTTTAGTCCTCTGCCACCCCCTGGGCATCCCTCCCCCCTGCGCTCACCCTCGCCTACACAGTCGTCCGCAACACCACCTAGGCCACGCACCCCTGCCCACCATTCCCCACCCCCACTTATCAAAGTCAAGccagagaaaccagagaagacagaaaaggagaaggtgagtAATTGAGAAAGGGTCCTTTGGTTTGCATGGAAAATTTGTTTCTTGTGCTTATGTAACACTGGTTCACTAAAGGTCTTTAACCCTCAAACTGCAGTGCCTGTTATGGGCATATTTAGTAATGTGGATGTACATTGTAAAAGATAACTCCAGCTCTTCATGATTGCAGCAAGTAAAATGTGGCTCTCTACAAATTAAGAAAGTGAATCACTGTCAGACAGACACCTTTAGCAACATAAGAATAccagcataaaaaaataaaagttttaaatCAAGCAGCACATTATTTTTTCTCGAAAACTGTGCTCTTAACCCagtgccaccagggaaaatgagtaaaaaatggggaaaatgctatgctcatttgTTAAAAAATTTTGTGAAGTCATAGATGgctctctgctagtgcttagccacaaaggagtcaattagtagaccttgtgaccttacctgatttgaattagcgagaaaaatgtattttttaccagtgctatgaatatcgatggtgttacttttattataacattataattactataatgttataaacataagtaacagcaaaaaatatgaagtaaaatattttcataaatcaaagaaaagagttaaTAGGTGAGACAGGCAATACTTGTAATtacctcattggtgacttagtacaagtttagtcatctatgtgtaaaaacaatcaaacaagtaactcacagtgggtatggcatgtacgtacacgtcatgcccatcggcattgggttaagagctGTACAGTAATCAAAGAATTTGAGTTAACATGGTATAACTTCTAAGATCTGGCACCTTTGGCACTAAACTCTTGCTGTACTGGATATTTTTGGTTTATAGAATTCTGTGAtcaaaaatatatcttttaatattGTTGCCACTCACTGTTAGCTAAAACGAGTAGAGAAAGTATGCATTTatcaggaaaaaaatgaaagcaacctggcataaaaaaagaaaagataaatatgttGGGAGTTGCTAAATAGTATAACTAGATTAGGAAGGTTTATCTGGTACAGTGTTTTTCATTGAAGGTAAATGCAGCAGAGTAAGAAATCACTTTGTTTTTCCATGTTTAAATAACATTATGTTCTCATAAAAAAAAGTCTATATTTAAGGATCTTGAAAAGTTCATGGGCTTGACttaacatgtgtttgtgttttccctCACAGAAGAAGGaacacaagaaggagaagaaggagaaggacaaagagaaggacaaagacaaggagaaggacaaagataaagccaagaagaagaaggacaagaaggacaaggacaaggagaaggacaagttagacaagaagaaggagaaagagaagatgaagacggagaagaaggagaagaaaaagtgcaagaaggagaaggaggaagctgcCCCAAGACTCACCATGAAACTTGGGGGGGCCAGCTCTCCCATGCGCACCCCTGCCTCCCAGGCCCCGGCTCCAGAAGCCAGCACGCCCAAACTGTGAGTAGATTGAGACTGCCGTTTTAGTGTGGTTGACTTTGATGTAgcctcactttttattttttattttattgatttgtttatttattcatttatttattattattggtgtgatattttttttttttttcatcatcattattttttatgtaggggtgtttttctctctctctctctctctctctctctctctctctctctctctctctctctctctctctctctctctctctctctctctctctctctctctctctctctctctctctctctctgcctctgcctctgcctctgcctctgcctctgtgtctgtctttctctctctctgcctctgtgtctgtctctctctctctctctctctctctctctctctctctctctctctctctctctctctctctctctctctctctctctctctctctctctctctccccctccccctccccctccccctccccctccccctccccctccctcccatcctctttttttttttttcttttttctttctcctgtaaTGTCCCATGTATTGCTGTCTCAATGTGTGGTTATGTTAATTTGGTcagattttttctttcatgtgTTAGGATATTTTTGATGGAGGAATTCTTACTATTGTTTACATTTCATGAaaggattaatgatgatgattgtgataatgataatgagtatggtgataattgatattattattgttatatttgttgttgttattatatttgttattattatttttatatttattattattattaattttattattattgttattgtttgctggtgttttcatttttttttctctccctttgctgttgatgctgttgtcttattcttcttctccttgttgttttatttgaatttattgtaatttatttatattgttattataaaatccTTTTTTATATTGTTCTTCCTATTTGTTGTTTTTCACATCATctggtattggtattatcattgtcattctggTAGGCCCTGTTCTCATTCTTTGGGATACGTGAAAAGTGTGGATTTCATTTATGGTTGTTTTATTTGAGTAATTACAGGTAttgtgcacacgcacacccatgcccacacccacacccacacccacacacacacacacacacacacacacacacccacacacacacacacacacacacccacccacacacacacacacacacacacacacacacacacacacacacacacacacacacacacacacacacacacacacatagacacacatagacacacatagacacacatagacacacatagacacaccacacacacacatagacacaccacacacacacatagacacacacacacacacatagacacacacacacacacatagacacacacacacacatagacacacacacacacatagacacacacacacacacacacacacacacacacacacacacacacacacacacacacacacacacacacacacacacacacacacacacacacaccacacacacaccacacacacattcaccacacacactcacaacacacacactcaccacacacacactcaccacccacacacacacacacacacacacacacacacaaacacacacacacacacacacacacacacacacacacacacacacacacacacacacacacacacacacacacacacacacacacacacacaccacacacaccacacacaccacacacaccacacacaccacacacacaacacacacaacacacacaacacatacaattaTTTGTTACTGAAGATTAATGAATTGAAGTTAATATCTAGTTTCTTTAAGTAGAAGgaattgtgtatatatggttGGTTTGTTTACCTAGTACATTATTCACTTTTGGTTAAAGCAAGGTAAAGTTCTTGTAGATTCTGCAATATTTGGTATGGATACAAGAAGTAGCTGGGAAGAAATTGGTTTGctggagaa
The sequence above is drawn from the Penaeus chinensis breed Huanghai No. 1 chromosome 17, ASM1920278v2, whole genome shotgun sequence genome and encodes:
- the LOC125033937 gene encoding transcription initiation factor TFIID subunit 3-like; amino-acid sequence: MANQFKYEILKISVAEICQTIGFQGIYSTPLDVLADILHRYIFEVCKLTHRYTEHFGRSEPNLDDLGLAFLDMGISVGELEEYVNNVDCPPFPHTVPKIPVPRTSNLNFLKPGAREILSRPIHIHEHLPPMYPEKEEEEVDMKVNTSLDDMLGEGSSSPMASPQPAAKRSSDSDVSPAKKPKYSLDDEGQPVREIVSVMMTTSGFISSAREGKLPESKVPNIPMATPRSSSPSAASALSKKKLAVEKLIRQKNNQGGQQKPPPSKSRPTKDKGPSKPGSKPMKVLKIPKMPKIPKIPQVKPGSSMPQQSPANTPLAASTPGPPVSQGAAAPLPTPPKLKMPTPKIRVPKPPKTPKSETKKGSSTPKAKDTNKDSETKKSKKEKDAAKKKENGKDKETGKKGKESKKEKEGKKEKEPKKEKESKKENKKEKEKERERERELILALAASADVTVTSIPPPAKSQEAPPDKLSIFKKIKPKGEAKEADRTGEREVHPSRDSSPDLMIDENPRMAQRRPPEDLAVLDNPVPALDASMEELDCSPGDFPPYQDDMSPPGTPSTPRTPELPQLAVRKTPEKWKGKERGRERRPKKDRSKSPKCGFSPGRREHSASESETPDRPKTPEVGLPLDSLGPPSTSTPFSLPPFPNAPGFIPPFSRFPFIPPYGGPPIRPGIPPIPDLRLPPHTFLHRLAAPGSKRPLDDDHLGLDEPEPLERPLTPRHDRDFSPLPPPGHPSPLRSPSPTQSSATPPRPRTPAHHSPPPLIKVKPEKPEKTEKEKKKEHKKEKKEKDKEKDKDKEKDKDKAKKKKDKKDKDKEKDKLDKKKEKEKMKTEKKEKKKCKKEKEEAAPRLTMKLGGASSPMRTPASQAPAPEASTPKLVIKSVNKHEEDSGPSKSSSSSGGSQDDQPGSPEIAKFSALITRPPRSQQKKGESPPVVPILKIKEVQSAASKQKEAKETAQGQPKAKETKDVPPLKIKTPTPTPAKGPSTPKAAPTPKTPAATPKMPEEKKSPGSKKVREKKEKKEKKAKEIKSAGPAMPAGAGPSSMPPSSLDVALNPQVPAVPPPIMSPPIDTPKSSKKQEQSTGLLTETVGPIGHFVDDQGNEVWICPTCGKQDDGSPMIGCDTCNDWYHWVCVGIQVPPNDDVNWYCPRCLSQHKQRGAPPDKKKRGRKKK